From one Candidatus Eisenbacteria bacterium genomic stretch:
- a CDS encoding FlgD immunoglobulin-like domain containing protein, whose product MQIALETPKKTSLKSLLLISLLLLARPLCAAEGDEHWWDRFCLPGANNTVRTVLGFGGDLVAGGDFTQAGGTPANYIARSDGTSWNAMDTGMNNNVYALAEYKGNLVAGGSFTQAGGGMPANRIVKWNGASWDSFGSGLSSSVYAFMLRDTSLVVGGTFTLAGGVSANCIARWDGHSWSAYGTGMNASVRSLAEYNGSLFAGGVFTVASGSPATYIARWDGSSWVSVGGGTSGIVYSMIVYDGNLIVGGTFMQAGGKTVNRIARWNGTSWDSLGPGLNGVVYALSIHNGNLIAAGGFTQAGGAPANYIARWDGTSWSTLGSGTDNEVRCLTVNGANLVAGGAFYSASGVSARRIAQWNGTSWSGVDSDAGTNNWVYSLASHAGGLVASGDFTAAGGILAKRIAKWNGASWESLGSGLDSRALALTSYNGNLAAGGTFTQAGGFDASYIAGWSGSSWYQLGTGMSDQVDALVVYDGNLIAGGYFTVAGGVSASRIARWDGTSWYPLGSGVNAAVHALAVYGTDLIAGGDFTLAGGVSVNHIARWNGTTWESLGAGTNNYVWELATHNLDLIAGGVFTQAGGTAANRVARWDGTSWYPLGSGMDSNVRGLASYGGNLIAGGDLTQAGGTPANYIAKWDGTSWSSLGSGTNALVSDLCVYGTSLYAGGSFTTAGARSSYYMGRWDPSIVPVDLDYLYAERDEDQAILRWKAADGNRYLGFRVYREDVRGVRRQLTSQLVSSSAQCEFLDTAPPDDETNYWISGVGKDGSITWHGPVTLTGAVPSPRTAALYLNHPNPFDRMTTFTYSVPRARHAMLVLHDVAGRRVITLVNEARIKGVHAVTWDGRDEKGIRVPSGVYIAVFQSGVEVQTRKVLLLR is encoded by the coding sequence ATCGCCTTGGAGACGCCTAAGAAGACATCTCTCAAGTCTCTACTTTTGATCTCACTTCTGCTTCTCGCACGCCCACTGTGTGCCGCAGAGGGCGACGAGCATTGGTGGGACCGGTTTTGTCTGCCGGGAGCAAACAACACGGTTCGCACTGTCCTTGGATTTGGGGGAGACCTGGTAGCAGGCGGAGATTTCACGCAGGCTGGTGGCACTCCTGCTAACTACATCGCCAGATCTGACGGAACGTCCTGGAACGCCATGGACACCGGCATGAACAATAACGTCTATGCTCTGGCAGAGTACAAAGGAAACCTCGTTGCAGGAGGTTCATTCACGCAGGCGGGCGGCGGCATGCCGGCAAACCGAATCGTCAAGTGGAACGGCGCTTCATGGGATTCATTTGGCTCAGGCCTGAGTAGTTCTGTGTACGCGTTCATGCTTCGGGATACCAGTTTGGTCGTGGGAGGAACGTTTACACTCGCAGGGGGAGTCTCTGCGAACTGCATTGCACGATGGGACGGACACTCGTGGAGTGCCTACGGCACCGGCATGAATGCAAGCGTGCGCTCGCTCGCGGAATATAACGGAAGCCTGTTTGCAGGGGGCGTATTCACGGTGGCCAGCGGAAGCCCGGCAACCTATATTGCCCGATGGGATGGAAGCTCATGGGTTTCAGTCGGAGGCGGTACAAGTGGAATAGTCTATTCCATGATTGTCTATGACGGTAACCTGATCGTGGGAGGCACATTCATGCAGGCGGGCGGCAAAACTGTCAACCGCATCGCCAGGTGGAACGGAACCTCCTGGGATTCACTGGGCCCGGGTCTGAATGGGGTAGTTTATGCTCTTTCGATCCATAACGGAAACCTGATTGCCGCAGGCGGGTTCACACAGGCAGGTGGCGCACCTGCCAACTACATCGCGAGATGGGATGGCACTTCGTGGTCCACACTTGGTTCTGGAACGGACAACGAGGTACGCTGCCTGACGGTGAATGGTGCAAACTTGGTTGCCGGGGGTGCGTTCTACTCAGCCAGCGGAGTCTCAGCGAGGAGAATCGCGCAATGGAATGGGACCTCTTGGAGTGGGGTTGATTCCGACGCGGGAACCAACAACTGGGTCTACTCTCTCGCAAGCCATGCTGGCGGGCTGGTCGCATCAGGAGATTTCACCGCGGCCGGAGGAATCTTGGCCAAACGGATCGCGAAATGGAATGGAGCTTCATGGGAATCCCTTGGCTCCGGGCTGGATAGCCGGGCGCTTGCTTTGACATCCTACAATGGCAACCTGGCTGCGGGCGGCACATTCACTCAAGCCGGCGGTTTTGACGCCAGCTATATTGCCGGGTGGAGCGGGAGCTCATGGTATCAACTTGGCACCGGGATGAGCGACCAGGTGGACGCTCTCGTGGTCTATGACGGAAATCTCATTGCCGGTGGTTACTTCACTGTGGCCGGCGGTGTCAGCGCTAGCCGCATTGCCAGATGGGATGGAACCTCTTGGTATCCGCTTGGATCGGGCGTAAATGCTGCGGTACATGCTTTGGCCGTTTACGGCACAGATCTTATTGCCGGCGGCGACTTCACGCTCGCCGGCGGCGTCAGCGTAAATCACATTGCCAGATGGAATGGAACGACATGGGAATCCTTGGGCGCTGGAACGAACAATTACGTTTGGGAGCTTGCGACTCACAACCTTGACCTCATCGCCGGAGGCGTATTCACGCAGGCCGGCGGTACCGCTGCCAACCGCGTTGCCAGATGGGACGGAACCTCGTGGTATCCGCTTGGCTCAGGCATGGACAGTAATGTCCGCGGATTGGCGAGCTATGGTGGCAACCTTATCGCAGGAGGGGACCTCACCCAGGCCGGCGGGACTCCTGCCAACTACATTGCGAAATGGGACGGAACGTCATGGTCTTCTCTCGGCTCGGGAACGAATGCCCTCGTCAGTGATCTTTGCGTCTATGGCACAAGCCTGTACGCAGGAGGGAGTTTTACAACAGCGGGCGCCAGGTCATCATACTACATGGGGCGCTGGGATCCATCGATTGTGCCGGTTGATCTTGATTACCTTTACGCAGAGCGAGATGAAGACCAAGCCATTCTGCGATGGAAGGCGGCTGACGGGAATAGGTATCTGGGATTCCGTGTCTACCGGGAAGATGTGCGAGGCGTGCGCAGGCAGCTCACCTCTCAACTCGTTTCAAGCAGCGCACAATGCGAGTTCCTGGACACCGCGCCGCCGGACGATGAGACGAACTATTGGATCTCGGGTGTTGGGAAGGACGGTAGCATCACCTGGCATGGACCAGTAACGTTGACCGGGGCTGTGCCATCCCCAAGAACTGCGGCTTTGTACTTAAATCATCCCAATCCATTCGATCGCATGACTACCTTCAC